In a single window of the Necator americanus strain Aroian chromosome X, whole genome shotgun sequence genome:
- a CDS encoding hypothetical protein (NECATOR_CHRX.G21513.T1), with translation MLYEEMKKEEVEDVIAMENLAWRAYFGVDHEEIVDVCEFDITDMGGHKDDVGVVPALKSVEQPSKVKRGASSPIRDVVVNVDGVPIPWLDEYHHFCSYLSDVVETGKSLVPWKNVQSAFMKFLKRRINVLEKHYKFCCNNIDKAKNVSNEKIKDSEIKRIFRFVLYKFLTFENFPCTFDKICEVLVSPPYCCDDMAKFMGLLEDFVNVKDTIPSFYSPDPILNSKEEKDYGVGPMRFLRIDDKDVDRESSGNVVSNTSVNHSSTTIHNPEAKTKTRSRHRTKRKRKWRYSEVVEKRSEDVIREEENDDGYSVHPRNYNEGMMELDSDSENTFDRPKEGSKLRESSRVRQQDIDVFEEKFDKTLNIREEIENMESPIDIKDYEAEMEDDSTGSYLADISNLSEMNDEDMM, from the exons ATGTTAtacgaagaaatgaagaaggaagaggtgGAG GACGTGATAGCAATGGAAAATCTAGCTTGGAGAGCATATTTTGGTGTGGATCACGAAGAAATAGTAGACGTTTGTGAATTCGACATCACCGATATGGGTGGCCATAAGGATGACGTTGGCGTTGTTCCAG CTCTAAAATCCGTTGAACAACCGTCTAAGGTGAAACGAGGTGCATCCTCGCCGATTCGGGATGTTGTTGTTAACGTTGATGGCGTACCAATTCCTTGGCTAGATGAATATCATCATTTCTGCTCATATCTTTCGGATGTAGTAGAAACTGGTAAATCCTTGGTACCTTGGAAAAATGTACAATCAGCTTTTATGAAATTTCTAAAG agaaGGATTAACGTTCTGGAGAAACACTACAAGTTCTGCTGCAATAATATCGACAAGGCGAAGAATGTCTCCaacgaaaaaatcaaggatTCAGAGATTAAACGAATCTTTCGCTTTGTTTTATACAAATTCTTgacgtttgaaaattttccatgtaCATTCGACAA aaTATGTGAAGTACTTGTTTCACCACCTTATTGTTGCGATGACATGGCAAAATTCATGGGTTTGTTGGAGGATTTTGTCAACGTGAAGGACACCATCCCTTCATTTTACTCTCCAGATccaattttaaattctaaGGAG gaaaaagatTATGGAGTTGGCCCAATGCGTTTTCTGCGCATAGATGACAAGGATGTAGATCgtgaaagttctggaaatgtCGTCTCCAACACCTCAGTGAATCATTCCAGTACTACGATCCACAATCCTgaagcgaaaacaaaaacacgatCTCGTCATAGAACAAAACGAAAGCGTAAATGGAGATATAGTGAGGTTGTGGAGAAGAGGTCAGAAGATGTTATcagagaagaggaaaatgatGATGGATACAGTGTTCATCCACGGAATTACAATGAGGGAATGATGGAATTGGACAGCGATTCTGAAAACACATTTGACCGACCAAAGGAGGGATCTAAGCTACGCGAGAGTTCCAGGGTCCGTCAGCAGGATATTGacgtttttgaagagaaattcgACAAGACCCTCAATATCAGGGAAGAAATTGAGAATATGGAGAGTCCCATCGATATTAAAGACTATGAAGCTGAGATGGAGGACGATTCGACTGGTTCATACTTGGCGGACATATCGAACCTCAG tgaaatgaACGATGAGGATATGATGTAG
- a CDS encoding hypothetical protein (NECATOR_CHRX.G21513.T2): MKKEEVEDVIAMENLAWRAYFGVDHEEIVDVCEFDITDMGGHKDDVGVVPALKSVEQPSKVKRGASSPIRDVVVNVDGVPIPWLDEYHHFCSYLSDVVETGKSLVPWKNVQSAFMKFLKRRINVLEKHYKFCCNNIDKAKNVSNEKIKDSEIKRIFRFVLYKFLTFENFPCTFDKICEVLVSPPYCCDDMAKFMGLLEDFVNVKDTIPSFYSPDPILNSKEEKDYGVGPMRFLRIDDKDVDRESSGNVVSNTSVNHSSTTIHNPEAKTKTRSRHRTKRKRKWRYSEVVEKRSEDVIREEENDDGYSVHPRNYNEGMMELDSDSENTFDRPKEGSKLRESSRVRQQDIDVFEEKFDKTLNIREEIENMESPIDIKDYEAEMEDDSTGSYLADISNLSEMNDEDMM; the protein is encoded by the exons atgaagaaggaagaggtgGAG GACGTGATAGCAATGGAAAATCTAGCTTGGAGAGCATATTTTGGTGTGGATCACGAAGAAATAGTAGACGTTTGTGAATTCGACATCACCGATATGGGTGGCCATAAGGATGACGTTGGCGTTGTTCCAG CTCTAAAATCCGTTGAACAACCGTCTAAGGTGAAACGAGGTGCATCCTCGCCGATTCGGGATGTTGTTGTTAACGTTGATGGCGTACCAATTCCTTGGCTAGATGAATATCATCATTTCTGCTCATATCTTTCGGATGTAGTAGAAACTGGTAAATCCTTGGTACCTTGGAAAAATGTACAATCAGCTTTTATGAAATTTCTAAAG agaaGGATTAACGTTCTGGAGAAACACTACAAGTTCTGCTGCAATAATATCGACAAGGCGAAGAATGTCTCCaacgaaaaaatcaaggatTCAGAGATTAAACGAATCTTTCGCTTTGTTTTATACAAATTCTTgacgtttgaaaattttccatgtaCATTCGACAA aaTATGTGAAGTACTTGTTTCACCACCTTATTGTTGCGATGACATGGCAAAATTCATGGGTTTGTTGGAGGATTTTGTCAACGTGAAGGACACCATCCCTTCATTTTACTCTCCAGATccaattttaaattctaaGGAG gaaaaagatTATGGAGTTGGCCCAATGCGTTTTCTGCGCATAGATGACAAGGATGTAGATCgtgaaagttctggaaatgtCGTCTCCAACACCTCAGTGAATCATTCCAGTACTACGATCCACAATCCTgaagcgaaaacaaaaacacgatCTCGTCATAGAACAAAACGAAAGCGTAAATGGAGATATAGTGAGGTTGTGGAGAAGAGGTCAGAAGATGTTATcagagaagaggaaaatgatGATGGATACAGTGTTCATCCACGGAATTACAATGAGGGAATGATGGAATTGGACAGCGATTCTGAAAACACATTTGACCGACCAAAGGAGGGATCTAAGCTACGCGAGAGTTCCAGGGTCCGTCAGCAGGATATTGacgtttttgaagagaaattcgACAAGACCCTCAATATCAGGGAAGAAATTGAGAATATGGAGAGTCCCATCGATATTAAAGACTATGAAGCTGAGATGGAGGACGATTCGACTGGTTCATACTTGGCGGACATATCGAACCTCAG tgaaatgaACGATGAGGATATGATGTAG